ATTACTTCTGtgtcaatttcttttctttccaaagCAAAATTGTCGCTTCCTTCCTTCCTAAAAACCACATTTTTCAGTTACCTGCTTCTTTTACTTTCCTCTCGTGTTTTCTAAACCAATGTCTAGCATTGTAATAGAGTCTTTACTTCATGCATCAAGCACCCTCGGCCAACCCAACAAGAGATGGCACTGGGCTTTTGTGTCCATCTATTGTTCTAGAGCCCTACTATTCCCTACTTCCAAGGATTCTCTACCCGAGAAGGCCAAAGTTTCAGGCTTACCATCTTTCGTAGTTTTGGATCTGAATTCAGACTACGGGTTCAAAATCGATCAAACAACTCTGACTAAGCTCGTCAAAGAGAAAAATGTTGACAAGCTCCGAGAAATTGGAGGGGTTGATGAAGTAGCATCCAGTCTTGAAATCAATGTTAAATCCGGGATTCATGGGGATGTTGAAGACATTGCTCGTCGACATGAGGCTTTTGGTTCAAACACGTATAAAAGACCCCCAACAAAGAGCTTCTTCCATTTTGTAGTGGAAGCCTTCAAGGATCTTACCATCTTCATCCTTCTAGGCTGTGCAGCACTTTCTCTTGCATTTGGCATAAAAGAGCATGGACTAAAAGAAGGATGGTATGATGGTGGAAGCATATTTGTTGCTGTTTTTCTTGTCATCGTTGTTTCCGCCGTAAGTAATTTCAGACAAAATAGACAATTTGACAAGTTATCCAAAGTCAGCAACAATATCCAAGTTGATGTTTTGAGAGCTGGACGGCGTCAACCTATTTCAGTTTTTGAAACTGTCGTTGGAGATGTCGTTTGCTTAAAGATCGGAGATCAAGTTCCAGCAGATGGGCTATTCTTAGACGGGCACTCATTGCAAGTGGACGAATCTAGTATGACAGGGGAGAGTGATCACGTAGAAGTAAATTGCAGGCATCCATTTTTAGTCTCTGGTACTAAGGTAGTCGATGGCTATGCTCAAATGCTTGTCACTTCGGTGGGCAAGAACACAACATGGGGCGAGATGATGAGTTCCATCAACCGTGAAACAAGCGAACAGACACCTTTACAAGCTCGCCTCAACACGCTAGCGTCATCAGTAGGTAAGGTTGGTTTGGCAGTCGCTTTCCTCGTTCTCGTAGTCTTGTTGGTTCGCTACTTCACAGGAAATACAAAAGATGAGAATGGAATTAGGGAGTTCAATGGCAGCAAGACAAAGGTTGACGACATAGTCAATGCTGTCGTGGGGGTTGTAGCCGCTGCAGTAACAATTGTCGTGGTAGCAATTCCTGAAGGTTTACCACTGGCTGTCACGCTTACACTTGCTTATTCTATGAAGAGAATGATGGCTGATCAGGCAATGGTGCGGAAGCTCTCTGCCTGTGAGACCATGGGCTCTGCCACCACCATTTGTACTGACAAAACAGGCACTCTCACGCTGAACCAAATGAAGGTGACAAAGTCTTGGCTTGGGAAAGAATCTTTTGTAGCTAATGCTCACTCAATTGCTCcacatattcttcaaatgttcCATGAAGGAGTTGCTCTGAACACAACTGGTAGTGTTTTCAAACCTAGTTCAGGATCTAAAATCGAGTTCTCAGGCAGTCCTACTGAAAAAGCAATTCTTTCATGGGCTGTT
Above is a genomic segment from Juglans microcarpa x Juglans regia isolate MS1-56 chromosome 1D, Jm3101_v1.0, whole genome shotgun sequence containing:
- the LOC121250259 gene encoding putative calcium-transporting ATPase 13, plasma membrane-type, whose product is MSSIVIESLLHASSTLGQPNKRWHWAFVSIYCSRALLFPTSKDSLPEKAKVSGLPSFVVLDLNSDYGFKIDQTTLTKLVKEKNVDKLREIGGVDEVASSLEINVKSGIHGDVEDIARRHEAFGSNTYKRPPTKSFFHFVVEAFKDLTIFILLGCAALSLAFGIKEHGLKEGWYDGGSIFVAVFLVIVVSAVSNFRQNRQFDKLSKVSNNIQVDVLRAGRRQPISVFETVVGDVVCLKIGDQVPADGLFLDGHSLQVDESSMTGESDHVEVNCRHPFLVSGTKVVDGYAQMLVTSVGKNTTWGEMMSSINRETSEQTPLQARLNTLASSVGKVGLAVAFLVLVVLLVRYFTGNTKDENGIREFNGSKTKVDDIVNAVVGVVAAAVTIVVVAIPEGLPLAVTLTLAYSMKRMMADQAMVRKLSACETMGSATTICTDKTGTLTLNQMKVTKSWLGKESFVANAHSIAPHILQMFHEGVALNTTGSVFKPSSGSKIEFSGSPTEKAILSWAVLELNMEMEQLTQSCTVLFVEAFNSKKKRSGVLMRRKVDNTTHLHWKGAAEMILKMCSSYYDASGIIKDLDDGEKMKFEKIIEGMAASSLRCIAFAHKPVSEEDTVDDEEHKRLEEDGLTLLGLVGLKDPCRPGVKKAVEDCQYAGVNIKMITGDNVFTAKAIATECGILRPGQDILGGAVVEGEEFRKYTPEERLEKVEKICVMARSSPFDKLLMVECLKQKGHVVAVTGDGTNDAPALKEADIGLSMGIQGTEVAKESSDIVIMNDDFASVVTVLRWGRCVYNNIQKFIQFQLTVNVAALVINFVAAVSAGEVPLSAVQLLWVNLIMDTLGALALATEKPTKELMKRQPVGRNEPLITNIMWRNLLAQALYQIAILSTLQFKGESIFGVTEKVNDTLIFNTFVLCQVFNEFNARKLEKKNIFKGIHQSKLFLGIIAITVVLQVVMVEFLKKFADTERLNWVQWCACIGIAAASWPIGWIVKWIPVPHKPFLNYLKMRKI